From the Jilunia laotingensis genome, the window AGACGTTTTTCTCGAGATCACTCAGCATGAAATCGGCACAATAATAACCGTCATCTTGCGACCAGGCTACATCGTTGGCAGCAGGATACATTTCTTTGAAGGCTGCCTGCACATTGGCAAGGGCATAACCGGCAAAGGCAGTGGTAGCTGACATAATGAACAATGCTACCAACAGGTGAAACTTATTTTTTATCATAGTCAAAGCATTTACTCAGGTCAATAAACAGCTTTGGCGATTGCTTTGTTTCAACTTTTATGCAGATTCCGGTATTCTATCGGTGATATCCCTTCCAAACGTTTGAAATATCTGCCGAGGTAGGACTGATCCGGGAATTGCATCCGGTCGGCTATTTCCTGTATGTTGAGTTCCGTGCCTTGCAGCATCACTTTGATCTCGAGCATGGAGAAGTTATCGATGATCTTTTTTGCCGAGTCTCCGGTCACATTTTTGCATATGCCGGTGAGATACTTGGTAGAGATACACAGTTTATCGGCATAAAATGTCACCTCCCTTTCCGTCAGACAGTTTTCGTGAACCATGGCAATGAACTTTTCAAACAGTTGCCGTTGGCGGTCGCCTCCTCCTTCTATCTCCTGCCGTGGGAAGAAACGGTAACATTTATCGTATACGTCCAACAGAAAACTTTGTAAATGGTTACGGGCTATCTGGTATCGGAAACGGTTGTCGATATCAGCGTAAATGCAATTGACGGCATCCATCAATCCATAGATGGATTTGGTGTATTCATCGGGTATCGTATAACAGGGATTTTCTTTCAGGAAGCGGAAGAAGCTGGTGTTAAAACGCAGGCAGGCTTCGCGAAACATCTCACCGTGAAATGCGAAAAGGGAAACTTTGAAATCATCACTCATGCCATCGAGGCTGACAACAGTGTTGGGCAGCAATACGATCTGGGTGTTCTTTACAACTTCGTGTTTTTTCAGATCGATTGTCAACTGTGCCCAACCGTTCAGGCAAAAAAGAATGGTTCCTCCTTCCAGTTTGCACAAACGATTTTTTAATCTGCCCAGGTTGCATGTATCTGCGACAAAGGGTTCATCCAATGTGGCGCTTAATGGGTTTCTTTCTTTCATCTGGTATTCTTATTTTCGCAGCAAATGTAACCGATTTCTCTGAATATATCAGCAGCTTGTTCCGAAAATGAACAAAACTGAGGATGCTATGAAAAGTTTTTATCTACGGAAAGCCTCTACCTTTGCCGCCACGAAAATCATTCGGAAGATAGAGCCGGATGAATGTATCCATCTTTTAAAGAATGTAAATAGGTAAAATGAAGAATCAAGTAGAAAGATTGTGGCTGGTGGGAATGTTTATTTCCTGTTTAGTCCTGTCTGGGTGTAAAGAGGCACCACAGGCACAAATGGAAACCACGTATGAAGTGATGACATTGGCTCCGACCGACCGGGTGTTGTTGAGTAACTATTCGGCAACGATTCGCGGACGGCAGGATATAGAAATTTATCCGCAAGTAGGTGGAACATTGACGAAGGTTTGTGTGACGGAGGGTCAACGGGTGAAAAGCGGACAAGCGTTGTTTATCATCGATCAGGTGCCTTATGAGGCTGCCTTGCAGACTGCATTGGCCAATGTAGAAGCGGCAAAAGCTTCGCTGGCTACTTCCCAACTGACGTATGACAGCAAACAGGAATTATATAAGCAAAATGTAGTTTCCGAATTTGACCTTAGTACGGCAAAGAATTCTTTGCTTGCTGCCAAAGCACAACTGGCACAGGCGAAAGCTCAGGAAGTGAGTGCGCGGAACAATCTCTCCTATACGGTAGTGAAAAGCCCTGCTGACGGAGTGGTGGGAACATTGCCATACCGGGTAGGTGCTTTGGTGAGCGCGAGCCTTCCCGAACCATTGACCACCGTTTCGGACAATTCCGATATGTATGTATACTTCTCCCTGACCGAAAACCAATTGTTAGGATTGATCCGTCAGTACGGATCGAAGGACGAAGCGTTGAAACAGATGCCTGAAATCGACTTGCAGTTGAATGATCGTTCTGCCTATCCGCAAAAGGGGAGGATAGAGACCATCAGCGGGGTGATCGACCGGAATACGGGAACGGTAAGCCTGCGTGCCGTGTTCCCGAATGAGAACGGATTGCTGCATAGCGGTGGTGCGGGTAATGTGATATTGCCGGTACAGAAAACGGATGCATTGGTAATTCCTCAGGTGGCAACTTATGAGATACAGGACAAAGTATATGTGTTCAAAGTGGTCGATGGCAAGGCTCAATCGGCTCACGTACAAGTGACCCGTGTTAACGGAGGGAAAGAATATATCGTGGACAATGGACTGCAAGCAGGCGATAGAATCGTGACCGAAGGTGTCGGGCTGCTCCGTGAAGGTACACCGATCCGGGAAAAGACAACTTCGGAACCTGTTGTCACGGATAATCAAACGAAGGAGGAATAAAAGATGAACCTGAGAACTTTCATTGAACGGCCGGTACTGTCGGCTGTCATCTCTATAACGATTGTCGTTGTCGGGATAATCGGTCTGTTCACTTTACCGGTCGAACAGTATCCGGACATTGCTCCGCCTACCATCATGGTGAGTACCAGTTATT encodes:
- a CDS encoding helix-turn-helix domain-containing protein; this encodes MKERNPLSATLDEPFVADTCNLGRLKNRLCKLEGGTILFCLNGWAQLTIDLKKHEVVKNTQIVLLPNTVVSLDGMSDDFKVSLFAFHGEMFREACLRFNTSFFRFLKENPCYTIPDEYTKSIYGLMDAVNCIYADIDNRFRYQIARNHLQSFLLDVYDKCYRFFPRQEIEGGGDRQRQLFEKFIAMVHENCLTEREVTFYADKLCISTKYLTGICKNVTGDSAKKIIDNFSMLEIKVMLQGTELNIQEIADRMQFPDQSYLGRYFKRLEGISPIEYRNLHKS
- a CDS encoding efflux RND transporter periplasmic adaptor subunit, producing MKNQVERLWLVGMFISCLVLSGCKEAPQAQMETTYEVMTLAPTDRVLLSNYSATIRGRQDIEIYPQVGGTLTKVCVTEGQRVKSGQALFIIDQVPYEAALQTALANVEAAKASLATSQLTYDSKQELYKQNVVSEFDLSTAKNSLLAAKAQLAQAKAQEVSARNNLSYTVVKSPADGVVGTLPYRVGALVSASLPEPLTTVSDNSDMYVYFSLTENQLLGLIRQYGSKDEALKQMPEIDLQLNDRSAYPQKGRIETISGVIDRNTGTVSLRAVFPNENGLLHSGGAGNVILPVQKTDALVIPQVATYEIQDKVYVFKVVDGKAQSAHVQVTRVNGGKEYIVDNGLQAGDRIVTEGVGLLREGTPIREKTTSEPVVTDNQTKEE